One genomic region from Defluviitalea raffinosedens encodes:
- a CDS encoding metallophosphoesterase family protein, whose amino-acid sequence MKILIVGDKESRYIWDHFDRERFKDINLILSSGDLKPEYLSFLVTMIKAPLFYVHGNHDGRYIYKEPQGCTSIDNQLVVYNNIRILGLGGSQNYNNGNFQYTEKEMTLRIKKLKKALKKHHGFDILLTHAPAYGLGDGDDLCHRGFQAFVDLLDQYSPKYFIHGHQHLNYGRQTRFRTYKNTSIINSYEYYILEY is encoded by the coding sequence ATGAAGATACTTATAGTTGGTGATAAAGAATCTCGATATATATGGGACCATTTTGATCGGGAACGCTTTAAAGATATTAATCTAATATTGTCCAGTGGTGATTTGAAGCCCGAATATCTGTCTTTTTTAGTGACTATGATTAAAGCGCCTTTATTCTATGTCCATGGTAACCACGATGGCCGTTATATTTATAAAGAACCTCAAGGATGCACCAGTATAGATAATCAGTTGGTGGTTTACAACAATATTAGAATCCTTGGTTTGGGTGGTTCACAAAACTATAATAATGGTAACTTTCAATATACAGAAAAGGAAATGACGCTTCGCATCAAAAAGTTAAAAAAAGCTCTAAAAAAGCATCATGGATTTGATATATTGCTTACCCATGCACCAGCTTACGGCCTTGGAGACGGAGATGATCTATGTCACAGAGGATTTCAGGCCTTTGTTGATCTTTTGGATCAATATAGTCCGAAATATTTTATACATGGTCACCAGCATTTGAATTATGGTCGGCAAACCAGATTTAGGACTTATAAGAACACATCAATTATTAATTCTTATGAATATTATATTCTGGAATATTAA
- a CDS encoding BMP family ABC transporter substrate-binding protein yields the protein MNKQEADNAFQHACKLGKASYSENVSKGISGYLPSLGGIVKNSDIASEINLGIVEIPLKKIIGTYSHSRSIAFASNFMPLISGESEFKSKWTALYIAHMEEGIRDPIKVYEYLNWFYVVEGNKRVSVLKYCDAYGIAADVTRLIPKKDESDPVIKIYYEFLEFNKQTGINSIWFSKENGFTELGKYLQQYSPNLTVYSDKYKHFMGNIYRPFREIYHRLGGDKLNITTGDALLEYIKIYGLPDEIKEDVLRNRIKKFMTELEALSENQSREVRTDPIEVPKKNVISSLTTLMTSRKNLRVAFVYAKTIKSSGWTYAHNLGRLHVENVFKDQITTTYLENVPESNEAYKYLKELAKDDYDIIFTTSPTYINPTLKAALEFPNVKFLNCSETHSFRHVSTYFGRIHEPRFLTGIIAGSLTKTNIIGYVATYPIPEVITGINAFALGARMVNPYVKVKVEWTHKWDQPEKAKNLGITLNNAGADIISHDDLPVPGEVSKEYGVYSLKFADEGEKDISQVHFALPIWNWGIFYERLLRNILSGTWRVVFDVLNSNPKLVNFWWGMDTGMVDIIYSKTHVPLQTQCLVELMKKMIVQNEYYPFTGPIYDQNGNLRIPKDETASYEQILSMNWFVDGVEGEIPILDDEQRIDPLTEMLGIKQ from the coding sequence ATGAATAAACAAGAAGCGGATAATGCCTTTCAACATGCATGTAAATTGGGTAAAGCAAGCTATTCAGAAAATGTCTCTAAAGGGATTTCGGGATATTTACCGTCCTTAGGCGGAATTGTAAAAAACTCTGACATTGCATCGGAAATCAATTTGGGAATCGTTGAAATTCCTCTTAAAAAGATCATTGGTACATACTCGCATTCCAGAAGTATTGCTTTTGCAAGTAATTTTATGCCACTTATTTCAGGAGAATCCGAATTCAAATCCAAATGGACGGCACTTTATATTGCACATATGGAAGAAGGCATCAGAGATCCTATTAAAGTCTACGAATATTTGAATTGGTTTTATGTTGTCGAAGGAAATAAAAGAGTGAGTGTTTTAAAATATTGTGATGCTTATGGCATAGCTGCTGATGTAACACGTTTGATTCCTAAAAAAGATGAGTCTGATCCTGTAATAAAAATCTATTATGAATTTCTTGAATTTAACAAGCAAACAGGAATTAACTCCATTTGGTTTTCAAAAGAGAATGGATTTACTGAACTGGGCAAATATTTGCAGCAATATAGTCCTAATCTAACTGTTTATTCGGATAAGTATAAGCATTTTATGGGGAATATTTATCGGCCTTTCAGAGAAATATACCATAGGCTGGGGGGAGATAAGCTCAATATAACGACAGGGGATGCTTTATTGGAATATATTAAGATCTATGGTCTTCCTGATGAGATCAAAGAGGATGTGTTAAGAAATCGAATTAAAAAGTTTATGACAGAATTAGAAGCTTTATCGGAAAACCAATCCAGAGAAGTTAGAACTGATCCCATTGAAGTGCCAAAAAAGAATGTGATTTCTTCCCTGACCACTTTAATGACGTCCAGAAAAAATCTTAGAGTGGCTTTTGTATATGCAAAAACGATTAAATCTTCCGGATGGACTTATGCCCATAATTTAGGGAGACTTCATGTAGAAAACGTATTCAAGGATCAAATTACAACTACTTATTTAGAAAATGTTCCCGAAAGCAATGAAGCCTATAAGTATTTGAAAGAATTGGCTAAAGATGATTACGATATTATTTTTACCACCAGTCCAACTTATATTAATCCTACTTTAAAAGCAGCCTTGGAATTCCCGAATGTTAAGTTTTTAAATTGTTCTGAAACCCATTCTTTTAGGCATGTAAGTACTTATTTTGGAAGAATCCATGAACCGAGATTTTTAACAGGTATTATTGCTGGTTCCTTAACTAAAACAAATATTATCGGCTATGTAGCCACATACCCTATTCCAGAAGTTATTACTGGAATAAACGCCTTCGCCTTAGGAGCCAGAATGGTTAATCCTTACGTGAAAGTCAAGGTTGAATGGACCCATAAATGGGATCAGCCAGAAAAAGCTAAGAATCTTGGGATTACATTAAATAATGCCGGAGCAGATATCATTTCGCATGATGACTTGCCGGTTCCGGGAGAAGTGTCAAAGGAATATGGAGTTTATTCTTTAAAATTTGCAGATGAGGGTGAAAAGGATATATCTCAGGTTCATTTTGCCTTGCCAATCTGGAACTGGGGAATATTCTATGAAAGATTGCTTAGAAATATTTTAAGTGGTACCTGGAGGGTTGTGTTTGATGTCTTAAATTCCAACCCCAAGCTGGTTAATTTCTGGTGGGGAATGGATACGGGCATGGTAGATATCATATATTCCAAAACCCATGTACCATTACAGACTCAGTGTTTAGTTGAATTAATGAAGAAAATGATTGTTCAAAATGAATATTATCCTTTTACAGGACCTATCTATGATCAAAATGGGAATTTGCGCATACCTAAAGATGAAACGGCAAGTTACGAGCAGATTTTGTCTATGAATTGGTTTGTAGACGGAGTAGAAGGAGAAATCCCTATATTAGATGATGAACAACGTATTGATCCATTAACAGAAATGCTAGGAATCAAACAATAA